The Salvelinus alpinus chromosome 3, SLU_Salpinus.1, whole genome shotgun sequence genome segment CGATTTGACACGGAAATACAATATAATTCATTCATTTGATAGTTCCCAAACCACTTGCACATCATATACACATATAATAAATAATTTTGTacagaacatacagtatataaaagcTGCTATACATAGAGTAGATGTAAAGCAGATTGGTAGGCTACATCCATTTTCTGACTTTAACATTAATAATATAAAGCCACTGACCCTGGAAGCAAACAataatgtaattgtaaacaaacaaacTGATAATTTTGATCTGatggatggtcagttcttgcatccatagctctgtctatcaATTTGACAGTGGTTACATTCCTCAAGCCCCAtctctcagctgtttaccaaaacaagtGGTGGGGTGGCCGCTTAGTTTTTTTGAATCGCCGCTTGACCCTTAAATAACAATCTTCTTGAATTAGAGTCTTGAAATACGTGCTCTCAATCAAGAGTTTCTAATTGTGAATGTTGTTGACCACAGAACATTATCCTATTACAGTATGTTCAATATACCTGTCTACAAAGATACTGTGTACATAATAGTTGATCTTTGTTCATTTCAGTGTTCTGCCTAAAGTTCAACATTTTAATAATGCTACCTGACAGAAAGCCTTATGCGGAGTGTCATTCTTCATTCAAATACTCGTCAGCCTCTCCAGAAAGAGGCGACAGTACGATCGATGCTTGTGCTACGTTGCACTTCAGTATCTTGGCGCATCATGTGTCAGAGCTTTGTGTCAGAGCACTGTGGTTACCTGGGTGACTTCCGAGCTCATGTCATCGTTTGGCTGGTAGCGTGAGTCCAAAGACATCTCCATACCTAGTCATACCTGTTGATTGGACCTCTCCACCCTGTTGGCGCTGGAGTGCTGATCGCGCTGGTGCTGCTGGTGGGGGCGGGTACGAGAAGAATTCTGCAGCTCCAGCACAGAGGGACTCAAGGGGATGCAAAATTCGCGGAAGCAGCGCTTGAAGTTCTCGTCCAGGAAGGCGTAGAGGACGGGATTCAGGCAGCTGTTGGTGTAGCCCAGAGCGATGCAGAAGTGCCAGGTGACGGACTGCAGCAGGGAGTTGGGGATGTTGATCAGGGCTTTGATGATGACGTAGATGTGGATGGGCGTCCAGCAGATGATGAAGACGGCCACCACCACCAGGACCATGCGGGTGATGCGCCGCAGGTTGCGGTCCTTCTCCTTGGAGCCGGACAACATGCGCACGCTCTTCAGGCGCAAGATCATTAGCCCGTAGCATACGGTAATGATGAGGACCGGGATGATGAAGGCAAAGATGAAGACGCAGATTTTCAGGAGATTCTCCCAGTACCAGGATGGGTGTGGGAAGATCAAAGTGCAGTCGATGATTCCTGAACATGTGGAGATTGAGTACAAGACACAGTTGAAGGAATGTAGTACATGAGGAAACCAATAGCTTCACAGCAGTCTTTTTCACAGGtaaagttgaagtcagaagtttacaaacaccttaggcaaatacatttaaactcagtttcacaattcctgacatttaatcctagtaaaaatgacctgtcttaggtcagttaggatcaccactttattttatgaatgtgaaatgtcagaataatagtaaagagaatgatttatttcagcttttatttctttcatcacattcccagtgggtcagaagtttacatagcctcaattagtatttggtagcattgcctttaaattgtttaacttggatcaaccgctttggttagccttccacaagcttcccacattaagttgggtacattttggcccatttctcctgacagagctggtgtaactgagtcaggtttgtaggcatccttgctcgcacacgcttttccagttctgcccacacattttctattggattgaggtcagggctttgtaatggccactccaataccttgactttgttgtccttaagccattttgccacaactttggaagcatgcttggggtcattgtccatttggaagacccatttgcgaccaagctttaacttcctgacggatgtcttgagatgttgctttaatatatccacataattttccacctcatgatgccatctattttgtgaagtgcaccagtccctcctgcagcaaagcacccccacaacatgatgctgccacccccgtgctttacggttgggatggtgttcttcggcttgcaggcctccccctttttcctccaaacataacaatgttcattatggccaaacagttctatttttgtttcatcagaacagagaacatttctccaaaaagtacaatctttgtccccatgtgcagttgcaaaccgtagtctggcttttttatggcggttttggagcagtggcttcttccttgccgagcgtcctttcaggttatgtcgattaaggactcgttttactgtggatatagatacttctgtacccttttcctccagcatcttcacaaggtcctttgctgttctgggattgatttgcacttttcgcaccaaagtacgttcatctccaagagacagaacgtgtcgccttcctgagcggtatgacggctgcgtggtcccatggtgtttatacttgcatactattgtttttacagatgaacgtggtacctccaggcgtttggaaattgctcccaaggatgaaccagacttgtggagatctacaaattttttctgaggtcttggctgttttATTTagattttaccatgatgtcaagcaaagagacactgagtttgaaggtaagccttgaaatacatccacaggtacacctccaattgactcaaattatgtaaattagcctatcagaagcttctaaagccatgacatcattttctggaattttccaagctgtttaaaggcacagtcaacttagtgtatgtttattttacctttatttattttacctttatttcaccaggcaagtcagttaagaacaaattcttattttcaatgacgacctaggaacagtaaacttctgacacactggaattgtgatactgggaataatctgtctgtaaacaattgttggaaaaattacttgtgtcatgcacaaaagtagatgtcttaaccgacttgccaaaactatagtttgttaacaagaaatttgtggagtggttgaaaaactagttttaatgccctaagtgtatgtaaacttccgacttcaactgtagataaagCTACATAGGCCCCGAAGCATTGCTCATAATGTTAGCCATAATAGTCAGCTATTTGTTAAACAACCTTTTGCAGCATGCTTCTATTCCCCAAGATGACTTCAGATAGAGTTCCTTCAAGAGACTGCAAATAACACCCATTCTCCTCTAACCAATAAAAAGAGCTAAGATGGTTTTTACAGGCATTTTGAAAACCTAATTCAGGAGACGCATCACTAATTTTTCTGACAAGTTTCCATCCCACTATTATACTGAAATGATGCATGGACTTTAAGACTATTATACATGGTAGAAGCTGCTAGTCTATGGTTATATTAGTCATCTTTAAAGTCTACATGGTGGAAGCTGCTAGTCTATGGTTATATTAGTCATCTTTAAAGTCTACATGGTGGAAGCTGCTAGTCTATGGTTATATGAGTCATCTTTAAAGTCTACATGGTGGAAGCTGCTAGTCTATGGTTATATTAGTCATCTTTAAAAGATGCACTATGTAGAAATCGCTCTgcaatttcctggttgctaatttcagtttatgtgacaaaacaagcaagtatagtgtagagccTCCATACTCAACTGGCAGATTGCGGACCGGAACGgggtcaaaaaaaaaaaacatgtttcagACCCCTGGTATCATTTAAACACACATAACTCACATTTCTGTGAAGTTAGTTAGGTCGCcccaaaagttacatattgcagctttaaagcaTTATATTGATGAATAGAGTTGGAAACCTACATTAAGGCCAATTAGGGATGAACACTTACAAAACATTATTTAATATAGCCTCTGATTTGCAGTTTTAAATCCACCATTATGTAAAAGTTAATGTCACACGTAAACCTAAATAAAGGAGCTGAAAGTGTTCTTATTACATGATAATAAAAAACGCTTCATAGCTAACATGGCACTTTCTCTCTATGACTCAGACCCAGACCATGTGTAGAACAGCAAAGTGTTAATTTGGCGAATTCCATTCGCTTCACAGAAATAAAATGAAATGTAAAACATAAGTGTTACTCTCTCGCTACTGTGGTGTACTCACTGACATTATAGATAGGCTGCCTACAATTGAGGATCAAAGaaaaacagcatggggaaacGTACTGTCATACTTGCCATTATCAGTTACAGTAGTTAAGGCGGTGAACATGACAGGCAGACCGATGGCAGAggacaggatccagttgcacacgTTGACAATCTTTGCGTTACGGGGCGTGCGGAAGTCTAAGGCCTTGACGGGGTGGCACACTGCAATGTAACGGTCAATACTCATGGTGGTCAATGTGAAGATACTGGTGAACATGTTGTAGTAGTCGATTGATATCACTATCTTGCACAGAACGTCTCCAAACGGCCAAGTCCCCATCAGGAAGTTGACACTCTGGAAGGGCAGTGTACTGGTGGCTAGTGCATCAGCCAAGGCCAGGTTGAAGATGTAGATATTTGTGGCGGTTTTCATTTTAGTGTATCTGGAAAGATAACATACAGAAAGAAAAATGGAGAGACCAAATTAGGGGATGCTTATCAGAAGACAAATAATCTGGACAGCAGCTTGTCCATCTCAAAACCATAGGCTCAGCAATATCTTCGGTTCACCTTGCTGTTCATGGCAACGTCTTATCGCTGTGTCTCAGTTTCTCAGACAAATCATGCCACCAAGAACAGGTTTACAAAATATTGGATTTATAAGGAATTTATattgcaaacaaacacacagacagatggtGTATTGACATAGGCCTACATACACTACTGTTAATTAATTCTAATCCAATTTTTCTTTCTTACAGAGTTACCTACTGGGTAGCTCTCGAAAACCCTTCTAATTATCTGTGGGTTTTCAGAGGTTAGCTTCGCACACGGTTGACTGCGTGTCAACTACAATTCCTCCAACAGtgtgttttaacgtttagaaatGTCAATAATCATTGCTTGCGAAACGGTTGCTGATATACCTTTTATctttcatacagtgcattcggaaaataccccttcccttttccacattttgttacgtgacaGCCTTAAAAATAGATCAAATacgtttttcccctcatcaatctacacacaataccctataatgacaaagcgaaaacaggttttttgaaactttagcaaattgataaaaaattaaaatcaataccttatttagataaatattcagaccctttgctatgagactcgaaattgagctcaggtgcatcctgtttccattgatcatccttgagatgtttctacaacttgattggagtccacctgtggcaaaaaccaagccatgaggtcaaaggaattgtccgtagagctcagagacaggattgtatcgaggcaaagatctggggaagggtagcaaaacatttctgcagcattgaaggtccccaagaacaagtttgcaagaggtttggaaccaccaaaactcttcctagagctggctgcctggccaaactgagcaatcgggggagggccttggtcaggggggtgaccaagaacccaatggtcactctgacagagttccagagttcttctgtggagatgggagaaccttccagaaggacaaccatctctgcagcactccactaaatcaggccttcatggtagtgtggccagacggaagacactcctcagtaaaaggcacacgacagcccgccTGGAGTGCGCCAAAACGCACCTAAAGCctcttgagaaacaagattctttgtctgatgaaaccaatattgaactatttggcctgaatgccaagtgtcaggtctggcagaaacctgaaccatccctacagtgaagcatggtggtggtagcatcatgctgtggggatgtttttcagcggcaggacgtgggagactagtcaggatctagtcagcgaaagatgaacggagcaaagtacagagagatccttgatgataacctgctccagagcgctcaggacctcaagactggggagaaggtcaccttccaacaggacaacgaccctaagcacacagccaagacaactcaagagtggcttcgggacaagtctctgaatgtccttgagtggcccagccagagccccaacttgaaccagatcaaacatctctggagagacctgaaaatagctgtgcagcaatgctccccatccaacttgacaaagcttgagaggatctgcagagaagaatcagagaaactccccaaatacaggtgttccaagcttgtagagtcatactcaagaagacgtgaggctgtaatcgctgccaaaggtgcttcaacaaagtacagagtaaagggtctgaatacttatgtaaatgtgatttcatttttttctaaaaacctgttcttgctttgtccttatgggtTATTTTTGTGTAGATTAGGAAAAAAACTAATTTAacccattttggaataaggctgtaatgtaacaaaatgtggaaaaagtcaaggggtctgaatactttccaaatgcactgtatcagCGAGAAATAATCGTCCAGTTGACAAACTACACTTCCTCTCCAGTTAAGTTTACACACAGGTGTTGAGAACACGCTacgctagatagctaattagcacaggtggctGCCTATGTCTTGCACCGGTCTTCCGTAAACAAGCgatgtaacatggagatatggccgtgtAGGAACACTAACCCAATTAAGGTgtgtagtatttttttttttttaagtattattATTTTGTGCTGATATGAATAATACGTTCCTTCTAGTACCGCAAGCGATACGTTTTAACAGTCAGAACGATCCTAAAAAAACTCTCCCGGCCAGAAGATACTATCATCAATAGGCGCTAAAGTTAAAGTACGTTATTGTTAAACAAACAGACAGTCATTGTAATGGAAATTGAATTTTTACTTGAACAAATATTTGAACAGCCTAAATCCTCTCATGACAggcactgacactagttaatcaaaaTGATTAGCTCCAACAGCATAAAGACAGTGTTGAGTGGATCATGAATGTCATTTCCACCCATTAGATACTACATTGATCTCTTACATATCATATCAGAGCACTTATGATACAGTTGGGCTTATTATACCAATTATCCAGGGATACCATAAGTAGTGTTGTCCATTGTGTTTAATTCAACGGAGCAGACTAGATTTTTTTATCCGTATCTGTTGTCATCC includes the following:
- the LOC139571426 gene encoding delta-type opioid receptor-like isoform X1, producing the protein MESGGNTSDIPYHFLHLAMMNNSVFCRNFSDNVSIEAKCERTDNLAKDSTPVIIAIIITTLYSIVCVLGLVGNVLVMYVIIRYTKMKTATNIYIFNLALADALATSTLPFQSVNFLMGTWPFGDVLCKIVISIDYYNMFTSIFTLTTMSIDRYIAVCHPVKALDFRTPRNAKIVNVCNWILSSAIGLPVMFTALTTVTDNGKYDRIIDCTLIFPHPSWYWENLLKICVFIFAFIIPVLIITVCYGLMILRLKSVRMLSGSKEKDRNLRRITRMVLVVVAVFIICWTPIHIYVIIKALINIPNSLLQSVTWHFCIALGYTNSCLNPVLYAFLDENFKRCFREFCIPLSPSVLELQNSSRTRPHQQHQRDQHSSANRVERSNQQV
- the LOC139571426 gene encoding delta-type opioid receptor-like isoform X2, whose amino-acid sequence is MESGGNTSDIPYHFLHLAMMNNSVFCRNFSDNVSIEAKCERTDNLAKDSTPVIIAIIITTLYSIVCVLGLVGNVLVMYVIIRYTKMKTATNIYIFNLALADALATSTLPFQSVNFLMGTWPFGDVLCKIVISIDYYNMFTSIFTLTTMSIDRYIAVCHPVKALDFRTPRNAKIVNVCNWILSSAIGLPVMFTALTTVTDNGIIDCTLIFPHPSWYWENLLKICVFIFAFIIPVLIITVCYGLMILRLKSVRMLSGSKEKDRNLRRITRMVLVVVAVFIICWTPIHIYVIIKALINIPNSLLQSVTWHFCIALGYTNSCLNPVLYAFLDENFKRCFREFCIPLSPSVLELQNSSRTRPHQQHQRDQHSSANRVERSNQQV